The proteins below are encoded in one region of Tsuneonella sp. CC-YZS046:
- the add gene encoding adenosine deaminase, whose amino-acid sequence MTGAPPARRNILITAAPIGFGPASKAWLIAEELRRTHSVTINISGDAAEFLQANAQPDVPLVNGAFGDVFHDRASLAGFDAFIAVNQMVAMARLARIGLAGRSILVDSLTHWRSKVDEIQASAGLLAHLVQDYPALEGALSQTLPPEVTAVAPIIHRGARQGEKRGIVIHTGGMAVPTDVGVPFREAVILLFGLTLEAAMEKRGEVSFLGNPYAIRHIPGVERATILGSVSPVQAAEAIGKAELLISTPGIGAVYEAISQDTPVILLPPTNSTQISHYRVLTGQGMAGTLPASIRDKLAQVMEHLSWEKHKPYLIEQLARNAPAALAGLKPLLGAFLDTAHEARRTQAILAGRRMFSALATLPATQAIETALASLPNAAPPAPATPRAVPDSVAEPPQSLAHFVASLPKVELHLHLEGALSPDFTQGLAQRHRIPLPFKDPASFFKPASYADFAAFANRILFNAHCLRNPRDFEDAAFALGELIHASCVRYAEVMWTPQLYLNRAIGLDGILAALDRGRARVREAFGIELRWIADLVRSYPGPAPQIAQWACLPQSRARGMVALGLGGPEANHPARPFAACFEHAARNGLGRNPHAGENDGPASIVETLDLLKPDRIAHGIRAVDDPSLMARIADQGVVLDICPSSNIRLGVRPDYAQLRLDRLRAAGCRITLNTDDPALFDTDLNREYRIAMQHCGLDAAAIGECIATAVEAARLDGEAKDRLRAEILPEVARLVRAYAGSAGESTLRPV is encoded by the coding sequence GTGACGGGCGCGCCGCCTGCGCGACGCAACATATTGATAACCGCCGCTCCGATCGGCTTCGGACCTGCCTCCAAGGCATGGCTGATAGCCGAGGAGCTGAGGCGGACGCATTCCGTCACGATCAATATCTCGGGCGACGCCGCCGAGTTTCTGCAAGCCAATGCCCAGCCGGATGTGCCCTTGGTGAACGGCGCCTTCGGCGACGTATTCCATGATCGCGCGTCTCTGGCCGGATTCGATGCATTCATCGCGGTCAACCAGATGGTCGCCATGGCGCGGCTGGCGAGAATCGGCCTGGCCGGCCGCTCCATCCTTGTCGACAGCCTGACCCACTGGCGCAGCAAGGTGGACGAGATTCAGGCCTCCGCCGGGCTGCTCGCGCATCTGGTGCAGGACTATCCCGCCCTTGAAGGCGCGCTGTCGCAAACATTGCCGCCAGAGGTCACGGCGGTGGCGCCGATCATCCATCGCGGCGCGAGGCAGGGCGAAAAGCGCGGCATCGTCATCCACACCGGCGGCATGGCGGTGCCGACCGATGTCGGGGTTCCCTTCCGGGAAGCGGTCATCCTGCTTTTTGGCCTTACGCTCGAGGCGGCCATGGAGAAGCGCGGCGAGGTTTCGTTCCTGGGCAATCCCTATGCCATTCGCCATATCCCCGGAGTGGAGCGGGCCACAATCCTCGGTTCGGTCAGCCCGGTCCAGGCGGCCGAGGCGATCGGCAAGGCGGAACTGCTGATAAGCACGCCCGGAATAGGCGCGGTGTATGAGGCGATCAGCCAGGACACGCCGGTCATCCTGCTTCCGCCCACCAACAGCACCCAGATTTCCCATTACCGGGTCCTGACCGGCCAGGGCATGGCGGGCACGCTGCCCGCTTCCATCCGCGACAAGCTGGCGCAGGTGATGGAACATCTCTCGTGGGAGAAGCACAAGCCCTATCTCATCGAACAGCTCGCCAGGAATGCCCCCGCGGCGCTGGCGGGCCTGAAGCCGCTGCTCGGCGCCTTCCTCGACACGGCGCATGAAGCCCGACGCACCCAGGCGATCCTGGCTGGGCGCAGGATGTTCTCCGCGCTGGCGACCCTGCCCGCGACGCAGGCCATCGAGACAGCGCTGGCGAGCCTGCCCAACGCCGCCCCGCCCGCGCCTGCAACCCCGCGCGCGGTTCCCGATAGCGTGGCGGAGCCGCCGCAATCGCTGGCCCATTTCGTCGCGAGCCTGCCGAAAGTCGAGCTGCATCTCCATCTGGAAGGCGCGCTGTCGCCCGATTTCACCCAGGGCCTTGCCCAGAGGCACAGGATTCCCTTGCCGTTCAAGGACCCGGCCAGCTTCTTCAAGCCGGCCTCCTACGCGGATTTCGCCGCTTTCGCGAACCGCATCCTGTTCAATGCCCATTGCCTGCGCAATCCGCGCGATTTCGAGGATGCGGCCTTCGCGCTGGGCGAGCTGATCCATGCGTCGTGTGTCCGCTATGCCGAAGTGATGTGGACCCCCCAGCTCTATCTCAACCGCGCGATCGGGCTGGACGGAATCCTCGCCGCGCTCGATCGCGGACGGGCGCGGGTGCGCGAAGCATTCGGCATCGAGCTGCGCTGGATCGCCGACCTGGTGCGCAGCTATCCCGGCCCGGCCCCGCAAATCGCGCAATGGGCCTGCCTGCCGCAATCGCGCGCGCGCGGCATGGTGGCGCTGGGCCTGGGCGGCCCGGAGGCGAACCACCCGGCCCGGCCCTTCGCCGCCTGCTTCGAACATGCCGCCCGCAACGGGCTTGGCCGCAATCCCCATGCCGGGGAGAACGATGGGCCGGCCAGCATCGTGGAGACGCTCGATCTGCTCAAGCCGGATCGGATCGCCCACGGCATCAGGGCGGTGGACGATCCATCGCTGATGGCGCGGATAGCGGACCAGGGCGTGGTGCTGGATATCTGCCCAAGCAGCAATATCCGGCTGGGGGTGCGGCCCGATTATGCGCAGCTTCGCCTGGACCGGCTGCGCGCGGCGGGCTGCAGGATCACGCTCAACACCGACGATCCGGCCCTGTTCGACACCGACCTCAACCGGGAATACCGGATCGCGATGCAGCATTGCGGGCTGGATGCCGCCGCCATCGGGGAATGCATCGCGACCGCGGTGGAAGCGGCCCGGCTGGACGGCGAGGCCAAGGACCGGCTGCGCGCGGAGATTCTTCCCGAGGTCGCGCGGCTGGTGCGGGCCTATGCCGGGTCCGCCGGGGAATCCACGCTTCGTCCGGTGTAA
- a CDS encoding TorF family putative porin, giving the protein MRRILAIALPAALAPAPAIAQEMIGLEASVLTDYRERGLSWSDGKAAARVRVDVPLPGTGFTAAAQAASTRGSERHGGAEAAVDLSVAFRHEAGLTRLHGGAIARLFPGGAGKQNYVEFDLGAGLALGPVDLAVLGSYAPPQRAIGGSNLYGKASARLALIGTPVTLTGHLGHASGHVDDAMRAGRLRPAGDYVDWSLGADYAMGRLVFSLTYSDTDIRRRDIRFPGNAGHHGARVVLGAHLVL; this is encoded by the coding sequence GTGAGACGTATCCTGGCGATCGCCCTTCCGGCCGCGCTGGCACCGGCACCGGCAATCGCGCAGGAGATGATCGGGCTGGAGGCTTCCGTCCTGACCGACTACCGGGAGCGGGGGCTGAGCTGGAGCGACGGCAAGGCAGCGGCACGCGTGCGAGTGGACGTGCCGCTGCCCGGAACCGGGTTCACGGCGGCGGCCCAAGCGGCCTCCACGCGCGGCAGCGAGCGCCATGGCGGCGCGGAGGCAGCGGTCGATCTGTCGGTCGCCTTCCGGCACGAGGCGGGGCTGACCCGGCTGCACGGCGGCGCCATCGCCCGGCTGTTCCCGGGCGGGGCGGGCAAGCAGAATTATGTCGAGTTCGATCTGGGCGCAGGCCTGGCCCTCGGCCCGGTCGATCTGGCCGTGCTCGGCAGCTATGCGCCGCCCCAGCGGGCGATCGGCGGAAGCAATCTCTACGGCAAGGCCAGCGCGCGCCTCGCCCTGATCGGCACGCCGGTGACGCTGACGGGGCATCTCGGCCACGCCTCCGGCCATGTCGACGACGCGATGCGCGCCGGGCGGCTCCGGCCAGCAGGCGACTATGTCGACTGGAGCCTGGGCGCGGACTATGCGATGGGCAGGCTGGTGTTCAGCCTGACCTATTCCGACACCGACATCAGGCGGAGGGACATCCGCTTTCCCGGCAACGCGGGGCATCACGGGGCCCGGGTGGTGCTGGGCGCTCACCTGGTCCTGTGA
- a CDS encoding response regulator transcription factor: MTSPSILLVEDDVPLRTLTARALREHGYHVRAVATGAEMWVVLENEPVDLIVLDIMLPGTSGIDLLRRMRRTQDTPVIFISARGSEEDRVVGLELGADDYLGKPFSTRELIARIGAVLRRHGGQGIGEARRETGELRFQGWKFSTARRELHSPSGAIVDLTGAEFDLLNVFLGQPQRVIGRERLIELSRTRLADSSDRSVDVLVSRLRRKLSTAGGKAPIKTVRGIGYMFSAEVSRH; the protein is encoded by the coding sequence ATGACCTCGCCTTCCATCCTGCTTGTCGAGGACGATGTCCCGTTGCGCACTCTCACCGCGCGCGCCTTGCGCGAGCATGGCTACCACGTTCGCGCGGTCGCCACCGGCGCGGAAATGTGGGTGGTGCTGGAGAATGAGCCGGTCGATCTCATCGTCCTCGACATCATGCTGCCGGGCACCAGCGGCATCGATCTGCTGCGGCGGATGCGGCGGACGCAGGACACTCCGGTCATCTTCATCAGCGCGCGCGGCAGCGAGGAAGACCGCGTCGTTGGGCTGGAGCTGGGCGCCGACGATTATCTCGGCAAGCCGTTCAGCACGCGCGAACTGATCGCCCGCATCGGGGCCGTGCTGCGGCGCCATGGCGGACAAGGCATCGGAGAAGCCAGGCGGGAAACCGGCGAGCTGCGATTCCAAGGCTGGAAGTTCTCCACGGCCAGGCGGGAGCTGCACTCGCCCAGCGGCGCGATCGTGGATCTGACTGGGGCCGAGTTCGACTTGCTCAACGTTTTCCTCGGCCAGCCGCAGAGAGTAATCGGGCGCGAACGGCTGATCGAGCTGTCCCGGACCAGGCTGGCCGACAGCTCCGACCGCAGCGTGGACGTGCTCGTGAGCCGGCTGAGGCGAAAACTGTCCACGGCGGGAGGCAAAGCGCCGATCAAGACCGTGCGCGGCATCGGATACATGTTTTCGGCCGAGGTGAGCCGCCATTGA
- a CDS encoding ATP-binding protein yields MRLLRGIGLGGRLLAIVLVVVVIDFMVNTILFERVSSFALREDDVERIAEHLVIAQRVIEGTPPADRRAVAQELSTERIQLAWSPSPLREVNRVELATLRQQMLAFEPELSGSDLRLNLIPLSNTGDIGGSILLTDASVINFRMSSRGAWSLNLGNLLALTLPSLLLLLLAWLLFRATLTPLRTLVRATSEVGAGDPQPLEEAGQAEVRHLIRAFNAMQERIHQLLASSSQTLLAIGHDLRTPLARLQLRVENAAIEPAALHEIMRDIDEMRDLLQSLQTFVESGEDRTPAALIDIAATAQTLVDNARDQGGNASYAGPQSLEILARPVWIRRALSNLVENALLYAGNARVEVRKDGKAVEIAVEDDGPGIPEDRLVEVLRPFIRLDNARARNTAGMGLGLPIVDRAVKTEGGILTLANIPSGGLRVTMRLPRALS; encoded by the coding sequence TTGAGGCTGCTGCGCGGCATCGGGCTGGGGGGGCGGCTTCTCGCCATCGTCCTGGTCGTTGTCGTGATCGACTTCATGGTGAACACCATCCTGTTCGAACGTGTCAGCAGCTTCGCGCTGCGGGAAGACGATGTCGAACGCATTGCCGAACATCTCGTCATCGCCCAGCGCGTGATCGAGGGAACGCCCCCGGCCGACCGCCGCGCCGTCGCCCAGGAACTGAGCACCGAGCGGATCCAGCTCGCTTGGTCGCCCTCCCCCCTGCGCGAGGTCAATCGCGTAGAGCTTGCCACCCTGCGCCAGCAGATGCTCGCGTTCGAGCCGGAACTGAGCGGCTCCGACCTGCGCCTGAATCTCATTCCGCTGTCCAATACCGGCGATATCGGCGGGTCGATCCTGCTCACCGATGCGTCGGTGATAAACTTCCGCATGTCCAGCCGGGGCGCATGGTCGCTCAACCTAGGCAATCTGCTCGCCTTGACACTGCCGTCCCTGCTGTTGCTGCTGCTCGCCTGGCTGCTGTTCAGGGCCACGCTGACGCCGTTGCGAACCCTGGTGCGCGCGACGTCGGAAGTAGGCGCGGGGGACCCGCAACCGCTGGAGGAGGCCGGCCAGGCCGAGGTCCGCCATCTGATCAGGGCGTTCAATGCGATGCAGGAGCGCATCCACCAATTGCTGGCAAGCAGCTCGCAAACGCTGCTGGCGATCGGCCACGACCTGCGCACGCCGCTGGCGCGGCTGCAATTGCGGGTGGAGAATGCCGCTATCGAGCCAGCCGCGCTACACGAGATCATGCGTGACATCGACGAGATGCGCGATCTGCTGCAATCGCTGCAAACCTTCGTGGAATCGGGTGAAGACCGCACCCCGGCGGCGCTGATCGACATTGCCGCCACCGCCCAGACCCTGGTGGACAATGCCCGCGACCAGGGCGGGAACGCAAGCTATGCCGGGCCGCAGAGCCTGGAAATCCTGGCCCGGCCGGTATGGATCCGGCGCGCCTTGTCCAATCTGGTCGAGAACGCGCTGCTTTATGCCGGAAACGCGCGGGTCGAAGTGCGCAAGGATGGCAAGGCCGTGGAAATCGCCGTGGAGGACGACGGGCCGGGCATTCCCGAGGACCGGCTGGTCGAAGTGCTGCGCCCCTTCATCCGGCTCGACAATGCGCGGGCGCGCAATACCGCCGGCATGGGGCTGGGTCTGCCGATCGTCGACCGCGCGGTGAAGACCGAGGGCGGCATTCTCACTCTCGCGAATATTCCCAGCGGCGGGCTGCGCGTGACGATGCGCCTTCCGCGCGCGCTGAGCTAA
- a CDS encoding NAD(P)/FAD-dependent oxidoreductase produces the protein MLRLSGLTLPLDHDAQALPVAICARLGIEPDRLRGHEIVRRGNDARRRNAILLVYTVDVDLADEAEVLARFAGDHEVRPRPDTDYRFVAQAPEGWPGLRPVVIGAGPCGLFAGLILAQMGFRPIILDRGKVVRERTRDTWGLWRRSQLNPDSNVQFGEGGAGTFSDGKLYCRVKDPRFLGRKVLEEFVKAGAPDDILFEAHPHIGTFRLVTMVESMRRTIEGLGGEYRWQTRVDELELERGPDGRQRLRGLHLHDGSFLEADHVVLAVGHSARPTFEMLHRRGVHIEAKPFSIGVRIEHPQSWIDEARYGKFAGHPILGAAAYSLTHHASNGRAVYSFCMCPGGRVVAATSEEGHVVTNGMSQYSRAEFNANSGLVVAIDPVRDYPGGPLAGIAFQRHWESLAYRAGGSSYAAPAQKVGDFLAGRPSTGLGAVTPSYKPGVTMTDLSQCLPGFAIEAMREALPVFGRQIARYDDPDVVMTGVETRTSSPVRITRGKDFQSLNVARLFPAGEGAGYAGGILSAAIDGIKVAEAVAKSILAE, from the coding sequence ATGCTGCGCCTTTCCGGACTGACCCTGCCGCTCGACCATGACGCGCAAGCCCTGCCCGTGGCCATCTGCGCCCGGCTCGGCATAGAGCCGGACCGGCTGCGCGGCCACGAGATCGTCCGGCGCGGCAATGACGCCCGGCGCAGGAACGCGATCCTGCTGGTCTATACCGTGGATGTCGATCTGGCGGACGAGGCGGAAGTCCTGGCCCGGTTTGCAGGCGATCACGAGGTCAGGCCACGGCCGGACACCGATTACCGTTTCGTGGCGCAAGCCCCGGAAGGCTGGCCTGGCCTGCGCCCGGTGGTGATCGGGGCCGGGCCATGCGGCCTGTTTGCCGGGCTGATCCTGGCCCAGATGGGCTTTCGCCCGATCATCCTCGACCGGGGTAAAGTCGTACGCGAGCGCACTAGGGACACCTGGGGGTTGTGGCGGCGTTCGCAGCTCAATCCGGATTCCAACGTGCAGTTCGGGGAAGGCGGGGCGGGTACATTTTCCGACGGCAAGCTCTATTGCCGGGTCAAGGACCCGCGCTTCCTCGGCCGCAAGGTGCTGGAGGAATTCGTCAAGGCGGGCGCGCCCGATGACATATTGTTCGAGGCGCACCCCCATATCGGCACCTTCCGCCTCGTCACCATGGTCGAAAGCATGCGCCGCACGATCGAGGGACTGGGCGGCGAATATCGCTGGCAGACCCGGGTGGACGAGCTGGAGCTGGAACGCGGGCCGGATGGCCGCCAGCGGCTGCGCGGCCTGCATCTGCACGACGGCAGCTTCCTGGAAGCCGATCACGTCGTCCTCGCGGTGGGGCATAGTGCCCGGCCCACTTTCGAGATGCTGCACCGGCGCGGCGTCCACATCGAAGCCAAGCCCTTCTCCATCGGGGTACGGATCGAACATCCGCAATCATGGATCGACGAGGCGCGCTACGGCAAGTTCGCCGGGCATCCCATCCTCGGCGCAGCGGCCTACAGCCTGACGCACCATGCCTCGAACGGCCGCGCCGTCTACAGCTTCTGCATGTGCCCGGGCGGGCGGGTGGTGGCCGCGACCTCCGAGGAAGGGCATGTGGTGACCAATGGCATGAGCCAGTATTCGCGGGCGGAATTCAACGCCAATTCCGGGCTGGTCGTGGCGATCGATCCGGTGCGGGACTATCCGGGCGGGCCATTGGCCGGGATCGCCTTCCAGCGGCATTGGGAATCGCTGGCCTATCGCGCGGGCGGATCGTCCTATGCGGCCCCGGCCCAGAAGGTCGGGGATTTCCTGGCGGGCCGTCCCTCCACCGGGCTGGGCGCGGTCACTCCGTCCTACAAGCCGGGCGTGACGATGACCGATCTGTCGCAATGCCTGCCGGGCTTCGCCATCGAGGCCATGCGCGAGGCACTGCCGGTGTTCGGGCGGCAGATCGCGCGCTACGATGATCCCGACGTGGTGATGACCGGGGTGGAAACTCGCACCTCCTCGCCGGTGCGGATCACGCGCGGCAAGGATTTCCAGAGCCTCAATGTCGCGCGACTGTTCCCGGCGGGCGAAGGCGCGGGATATGCCGGCGGCATCCTTTCCGCCGCGATCGACGGGATCAAGGTGGCGGAAGCCGTCGCCAAGAGCATCCTGGCCGAGTGA
- a CDS encoding diguanylate cyclase domain-containing protein gives MSPKPGNVARLQEAALELLAIQKAIASVSDDRDQVLQAVVDGALRLFPFACGAIIEMRRDDQLVYTAMSGRVDHLLGASIPIEGSLSGKCIRTGKGFICEDSEADPRINRAICRRVGLRSAVMVPLPLQNEQVGVLKIYSDQVGAFDHADLLLSELLVSPIAFGLASAAQAASARAHDEISRRFEATFHQAAVGIAHVAVDGRFMMVNDRFCEIAGHPRETLIAGGFQQITHPEDLDSDLAKVALLINGAIDHYSMEKRYVRKDGATSWVNLTVSAVRNDCGEASFFVAVVEDISRRKRAELVASRDMLTGLPNRLAMLEELKLMLADRPDGKMASVAFLDLDAFKQVNDRLGHTAGDRCLVTISRTLQASLRSSDTLYRIAGDEFVLLSPDIGGEELRLLLSGLEQAIDRISDANGWGVGISIGAVLVPPGGSTSPEALLEAADQLMYRVKRKEFPAPAIAVFPRKETARPSKAQAA, from the coding sequence ATGTCCCCGAAGCCTGGCAACGTCGCACGGCTGCAGGAAGCAGCATTGGAACTTCTGGCGATCCAGAAGGCGATCGCGTCCGTCAGCGATGATCGCGACCAGGTTCTGCAAGCGGTCGTGGACGGCGCCCTGCGCCTTTTTCCCTTTGCCTGCGGGGCGATCATCGAGATGCGCAGAGACGACCAGCTGGTCTACACCGCGATGAGCGGGCGGGTCGATCATCTGCTGGGCGCATCGATTCCGATAGAGGGCAGCCTGTCGGGCAAATGCATCCGCACTGGCAAGGGATTCATCTGCGAGGACAGCGAAGCCGATCCCCGCATCAATCGCGCGATATGCCGCCGCGTCGGGCTGCGATCCGCCGTGATGGTGCCATTGCCGCTGCAGAACGAGCAGGTGGGGGTGCTGAAGATCTATTCCGATCAGGTCGGCGCGTTCGACCACGCCGACCTGCTGCTGAGCGAACTGCTGGTTTCGCCCATCGCATTCGGATTGGCCAGCGCGGCCCAGGCCGCCTCCGCGCGGGCGCATGACGAAATATCCCGTCGCTTCGAAGCGACGTTCCACCAGGCCGCCGTGGGCATCGCGCACGTCGCGGTCGACGGCCGCTTCATGATGGTGAACGACCGCTTCTGCGAGATTGCCGGCCATCCCCGGGAAACCCTCATTGCCGGGGGCTTCCAGCAGATCACCCATCCGGAGGACCTCGACAGCGATCTGGCGAAGGTGGCCTTGCTTATCAATGGCGCGATCGACCACTATTCCATGGAAAAGCGCTATGTCCGCAAGGACGGCGCGACTAGCTGGGTCAATCTGACGGTGTCCGCGGTGCGGAACGATTGCGGCGAGGCGAGTTTCTTCGTCGCCGTGGTCGAGGATATCTCGCGGCGCAAGCGGGCCGAACTGGTGGCCTCGCGGGACATGCTGACCGGCCTTCCCAATCGCCTGGCCATGCTCGAAGAACTGAAGCTGATGCTGGCGGACCGGCCCGACGGGAAGATGGCGAGCGTGGCGTTCCTCGATCTCGATGCGTTCAAGCAGGTCAACGACCGTCTGGGCCACACCGCCGGCGACCGCTGCCTCGTCACCATATCGCGAACGCTGCAAGCCTCGCTCAGAAGCTCGGATACTCTCTACCGGATCGCCGGAGACGAATTCGTCCTGCTCTCGCCGGATATAGGCGGCGAGGAATTGCGCCTGCTCCTGTCGGGGCTGGAACAGGCGATCGACCGGATATCCGATGCGAACGGGTGGGGCGTCGGCATCAGCATCGGCGCGGTCCTGGTTCCGCCGGGCGGCTCGACCAGCCCGGAAGCCCTGCTGGAAGCGGCCGATCAGCTGATGTATCGCGTCAAGCGCAAGGAATTTCCCGCGCCGGCCATCGCCGTCTTCCCCCGGAAGGAAACCGCCCGGCCCAGCAAGGCGCAGGCGGCCTGA
- a CDS encoding NAD(P)/FAD-dependent oxidoreductase — MTQRHYDAIVLGAGAAGMMCAMTAGAGGKRVLLADHADAPGRKILISGGGRCNFTNIHTAADRYISGNPHFAKSALGRYSPQDFIALVDRHGIAWHEKTLGQLFCDGSARQIVEMLAGECTAAGVTLMLGRPVTAIGHGDGLFRVTIGGTEWSAPGLVLATGGPSIPKLGATGFAYDTARRFGLSVVQPRPALVPLTLGAEEALFHSLSGVSAEVEVRWNKTRFREAALFTHRGLSGPAILQISSYWQHRTGIGVDFLPDAALDWLLTQKRERPRMPLRRALAASLPERLAEALLEKLDMQGELGNLPDKALRAIQARLADWRFAPTGTEGFAKAEVTAGGISVAGLSSRSMMADHLPGLYAIGEAVDVTGWLGGYNFQWAWASGWAAGQAIAESA, encoded by the coding sequence ATGACGCAGCGCCATTATGACGCCATCGTCCTTGGCGCGGGCGCCGCCGGAATGATGTGCGCGATGACGGCGGGGGCCGGGGGCAAGCGCGTGCTGCTGGCCGACCATGCCGATGCGCCGGGCAGGAAGATCCTGATCTCCGGCGGCGGGCGCTGCAACTTCACCAACATCCACACCGCCGCCGACCGCTATATCTCGGGCAATCCGCATTTCGCCAAATCCGCGCTGGGCCGCTACAGCCCGCAGGATTTCATCGCGCTGGTCGACCGCCACGGCATCGCCTGGCACGAAAAGACGCTGGGCCAGCTGTTCTGCGACGGGTCCGCCCGCCAGATCGTGGAGATGCTGGCGGGCGAATGCACCGCCGCCGGGGTCACGCTCATGCTCGGCCGGCCGGTGACCGCCATCGGCCACGGCGACGGGCTGTTCCGCGTGACCATCGGCGGCACGGAATGGAGCGCGCCCGGGCTGGTCCTCGCCACGGGCGGGCCTTCCATCCCCAAGCTGGGCGCGACCGGCTTCGCCTATGACACCGCGCGCCGCTTCGGCCTGTCCGTGGTGCAGCCCCGCCCCGCGCTGGTGCCGCTCACGCTGGGCGCGGAGGAAGCGCTGTTCCATTCGCTGTCCGGGGTTTCGGCCGAGGTCGAGGTGCGCTGGAACAAGACCCGCTTTCGCGAGGCCGCGCTGTTCACCCATCGCGGCCTGTCAGGCCCGGCCATCCTCCAGATCTCGTCCTACTGGCAGCACCGCACCGGGATCGGCGTGGATTTCCTGCCCGATGCCGCGCTGGACTGGCTGCTCACGCAGAAGCGGGAGCGCCCGCGCATGCCGCTGCGGCGCGCCCTCGCGGCAAGCCTGCCCGAGCGACTGGCCGAAGCGCTGCTCGAAAAGCTGGATATGCAGGGCGAACTGGGCAACCTGCCGGACAAGGCGCTGCGCGCGATCCAGGCCCGCCTCGCCGACTGGCGCTTCGCCCCCACCGGAACGGAAGGTTTCGCCAAGGCGGAAGTGACGGCGGGCGGCATATCCGTCGCCGGGCTGTCCTCCCGCAGCATGATGGCCGATCATCTGCCCGGCCTCTACGCCATCGGCGAGGCGGTGGACGTCACCGGCTGGCTGGGGGGATATAATTTCCAATGGGCCTGGGCGAGCGGGTGGGCCGCCGGGCAGGCGATTGCCGAGAGCGCTTGA
- a CDS encoding OprO/OprP family phosphate-selective porin gives MKTYSAGIASALAIGLAVTSQAEARPITEEEAIALREEITRLKSRVEDLEKRLVESTEQAEPQAAGRPREEPRIEWKGSPRIAEGDRSFKVKGRIQADANYVSVPSGLDDKGLGFSSEFRRVRLGGEGELGSGFGYKLEAEFSDNGVDLVDTFLTYRTGGWLLTLGNHNQFQSLDELTGDTTGSFMERAAFTDAFNFERRLGFSAQYQNGPFLGQFGIFTDDVEALSNQNDGPEGGDENNSFSTDGRVVYAPRLGSTQLHFGASAHWRKLGRLSDAPLRYRQRPFVHSANSRLIGTAALSVREELSYGVELAAISGRWHAAAEMHWLRPDRLDGATPDFRGGYAEIGYFLTADSRAYGNGFFGNTRPGNPLGKGGIGALQVNLRYDHLDLDSKDIRGGIQNGYLASLIWTPIQYLRFNLNYGYLDYQGAVPLIDGRTDYGVHVFGSRFELDF, from the coding sequence ATGAAGACATATTCCGCCGGCATCGCCAGCGCGCTTGCAATCGGTCTGGCGGTGACATCGCAGGCGGAGGCGCGCCCGATCACGGAAGAAGAGGCGATTGCCCTGCGCGAGGAGATCACGCGCCTGAAATCGCGGGTTGAGGATCTGGAAAAGCGCCTGGTCGAAAGCACGGAGCAGGCGGAACCGCAAGCGGCCGGGCGGCCGCGCGAAGAACCCCGGATCGAATGGAAGGGATCGCCGCGCATCGCCGAGGGGGATCGGTCCTTCAAGGTGAAGGGCCGCATCCAGGCCGATGCCAACTATGTCTCCGTGCCGTCGGGCCTGGACGACAAGGGGCTGGGCTTTTCCAGCGAGTTCCGGAGAGTCCGGCTGGGCGGCGAAGGCGAATTGGGCAGCGGGTTCGGATACAAGCTGGAGGCGGAATTTTCCGACAACGGCGTCGATCTGGTCGATACCTTCCTCACTTACAGGACCGGCGGCTGGCTGCTGACGCTGGGCAACCACAACCAGTTCCAGTCGCTCGACGAGCTGACCGGCGACACCACCGGCAGCTTCATGGAGCGCGCCGCCTTCACCGATGCGTTCAACTTCGAACGGCGGCTCGGTTTTTCCGCCCAATACCAGAACGGGCCGTTCCTCGGGCAGTTCGGGATATTCACCGACGATGTCGAAGCGCTCTCCAACCAGAACGACGGGCCGGAGGGCGGCGACGAGAACAACAGCTTCAGCACCGATGGCCGCGTGGTCTATGCCCCCCGGCTCGGTTCCACCCAGCTCCATTTCGGGGCCTCGGCGCATTGGCGCAAGCTCGGGCGGCTGAGCGATGCGCCGCTGCGCTATCGGCAGCGGCCTTTTGTCCATTCTGCCAACAGCCGGCTGATCGGAACGGCTGCGCTGTCCGTCAGGGAGGAGCTTTCCTATGGCGTCGAATTGGCGGCGATCAGCGGACGCTGGCATGCCGCTGCCGAAATGCACTGGCTCCGGCCCGACCGGCTCGACGGCGCGACGCCGGACTTCCGGGGCGGCTATGCGGAGATCGGCTATTTCCTGACCGCCGACAGCCGGGCCTATGGGAACGGGTTCTTCGGCAATACCCGCCCGGGCAATCCTCTCGGCAAGGGCGGGATCGGGGCGCTGCAGGTCAATCTGCGCTACGATCACCTCGATCTCGACAGTAAGGACATCAGGGGCGGTATCCAGAACGGCTATCTCGCCTCGCTGATCTGGACCCCGATCCAGTATCTGCGGTTCAACCTGAATTACGGCTATCTCGATTATCAGGGCGCGGTTCCGCTGATCGACGGACGCACCGATTACGGCGTGCATGTGTTCGGATCGCGGTTCGAGCTGGATTTCTGA